The proteins below come from a single Candidatus Zixiibacteriota bacterium genomic window:
- a CDS encoding amidohydrolase, whose translation MNRKNCLSKLRLIGPIIFAAILLILNSCGTSPEIADLVLLNGKIVTVDENNPQVEAVAAKGDKIIAIGKSRDIQAYVGSYTQTIDLEGKLVIPGFIEGHGHFMGLGRSRMKLRLAEAKNWNEIVEMVRKAVDEAQPGEWILGRGWHQDKWDEIPNPNVNGLPYHTELSEVSPDNRVLLEHASGHSVIANAKALELAGIDRNTPDPKGGEIVRDAKGNPIGVFRETAEDLIYDPYKGYYDNRSEEEIEAERLKAVQLAVEECLANGVTGFHDAGVTFRTIDFYKELIDRGILNIRINAMIGEKYDSLIGCLGDYKIIGYGNNHLTVRSIKRVIDGALGSHGAWLLEPYIDIPTSTGLNTETIEDMRETARLAVENGFQLCTHAIGDRGNRETLDIYEGAIAGGKDLRWRIEHAQHLHPDDIPRFGQLGVIASMQGIHCTSDGPWVNKRLDDKRIEEGAYVWRTLINSGAKIVNGTDTPVENVNPLECFYASVTRKLPDGSLFYPDQKMTREEALKSYTINAAYASYDEDIKGSITPGKLADMVVLSNDIMTVQEDEISNCEVLYTIVGGKILYKK comes from the coding sequence ATGAATAGAAAAAATTGTCTATCTAAATTAAGATTGATTGGTCCGATTATCTTTGCCGCGATACTGTTGATCCTGAATTCATGTGGTACATCGCCGGAAATAGCTGATTTAGTTTTGCTAAATGGTAAAATTGTGACGGTCGATGAGAATAACCCACAGGTCGAGGCGGTCGCGGCCAAAGGTGACAAAATAATAGCGATTGGCAAGAGTAGGGACATCCAGGCTTATGTGGGGTCCTATACTCAAACAATTGATCTTGAAGGCAAACTGGTAATACCCGGGTTTATAGAAGGACATGGGCACTTTATGGGTTTGGGACGAAGCCGCATGAAACTGAGATTGGCCGAAGCTAAAAACTGGAATGAAATTGTTGAGATGGTTCGCAAAGCGGTTGACGAGGCTCAACCCGGGGAATGGATACTGGGGCGCGGGTGGCATCAGGATAAATGGGATGAGATACCAAATCCGAATGTTAACGGGCTGCCTTATCATACGGAATTGAGCGAAGTATCTCCTGACAATCGGGTGCTTCTTGAACATGCCAGCGGTCATTCGGTAATTGCCAATGCCAAAGCTTTGGAATTGGCCGGTATCGATAGAAATACTCCTGATCCGAAAGGCGGTGAAATAGTCCGGGACGCAAAGGGAAATCCGATCGGTGTATTTCGTGAAACGGCAGAAGACCTGATCTATGATCCTTACAAGGGATATTATGATAATCGCTCTGAAGAAGAAATTGAGGCCGAGCGGCTCAAGGCGGTGCAATTGGCCGTTGAGGAATGTTTGGCCAATGGGGTTACCGGTTTTCACGACGCGGGAGTAACATTCAGGACTATTGATTTTTATAAGGAATTAATTGATCGGGGAATATTAAATATCCGAATAAACGCAATGATCGGGGAAAAATATGATAGCTTAATCGGTTGTCTTGGGGATTATAAGATAATCGGATATGGAAATAATCATTTAACGGTGCGCTCAATAAAACGGGTGATAGACGGCGCGTTGGGTTCGCACGGAGCCTGGCTTTTGGAGCCTTATATTGATATCCCGACGAGTACCGGTCTAAATACCGAAACTATCGAGGATATGCGGGAAACGGCTCGATTGGCTGTCGAAAATGGATTTCAATTGTGTACTCATGCTATCGGAGATAGAGGTAATCGGGAAACTCTGGATATTTACGAGGGAGCCATTGCGGGCGGTAAAGATTTGCGCTGGCGAATTGAACACGCGCAGCATTTGCATCCGGATGATATTCCAAGATTTGGACAATTGGGGGTAATAGCCTCAATGCAGGGAATCCATTGCACGTCCGATGGTCCCTGGGTAAATAAACGGCTCGACGATAAACGGATTGAGGAAGGCGCGTATGTGTGGCGTACGTTAATAAATTCGGGAGCGAAGATTGTCAACGGTACCGATACTCCGGTTGAAAATGTAAATCCGCTGGAATGTTTTTACGCTTCGGTGACACGGAAACTGCCGGACGGCTCGCTATTTTATCCGGATCAAAAAATGACCCGGGAAGAAGCCCTGAAGTCGTATACGATAAATGCCGCTTATGCGTCGTATGACGAGGATATTAAAGGCTCAATCACACCCGGTAAGTTGGCTGATATGGTTGTTTTGTCCAATGATATCATGACGGTTCAGGAGGATGAAATTTCTAATTGTGAAGTTCTTTATACAATAGTGGGGGGGAAGATTTTATACAAGAAATGA
- a CDS encoding xanthine dehydrogenase family protein subunit M → MSNYDYHKAGSVENACRLLEELPNSRILAGGTDLVVDFDTELRRAENVISISELAELREIYQQDNSIVIGAGCTATEVENSPVINEYLPELSRMVVKFASPQIRNRATIAGNICSAVPCGDFPPVLISLGAEVELVSVKGRRTIPLGDYFIGNRETVREENEILTQIIIPMKPPNAAGNYQKFRRRAANSLAVASIAAYIEMDGDVCRMSRIVMGSVAPIPLAARKAGASLVRKQLDDDAISNAAQIASTEAMPITDLRGSDEYRRDLVRVLTVRALSRVRDLIESK, encoded by the coding sequence ATGAGTAATTATGATTATCACAAGGCGGGAAGTGTTGAAAACGCCTGCAGACTTTTGGAAGAGTTGCCGAATTCCCGTATCCTTGCCGGGGGTACGGATCTTGTAGTCGATTTCGATACCGAACTGCGTCGTGCGGAAAACGTTATTTCCATTTCGGAATTGGCGGAATTGCGAGAAATTTACCAGCAGGATAATTCAATCGTTATTGGCGCGGGATGCACGGCCACAGAGGTAGAAAACTCACCAGTAATAAATGAATACTTGCCCGAGCTGTCACGCATGGTTGTAAAGTTTGCATCGCCTCAAATTCGCAATCGGGCAACGATCGCGGGCAATATTTGCAGCGCCGTTCCCTGCGGCGATTTTCCGCCGGTCTTGATTTCACTTGGAGCCGAAGTGGAACTGGTTTCGGTTAAGGGACGGCGCACGATACCTCTCGGAGATTATTTTATCGGGAATCGTGAAACGGTCCGAGAAGAAAATGAGATTTTGACTCAAATTATTATTCCAATGAAACCTCCGAATGCGGCGGGAAATTATCAAAAATTTCGACGGAGGGCGGCCAATTCTCTGGCTGTGGCCAGTATTGCCGCCTATATCGAAATGGACGGTGATGTTTGCCGGATGTCGCGGATTGTAATGGGTTCAGTGGCTCCGATACCGTTGGCAGCCAGGAAAGCGGGCGCGTCACTGGTTAGAAAACAATTGGATGATGATGCGATTTCAAACGCGGCGCAAATCGCCAGCACTGAAGCCATGCCGATTACCGATTTGCGGGGCAGTGATGAATATCGACGAGATCTGGTCCGTGTATTAACCGTGCGAGCGCTAAGCCGGGTTCGTGATTTGATTGAATCAAAATAG